The genomic segment GGTGTGCTGGCTGTGGACATGGTATTTTATTAGGTAGTATCGTTAGAGCACTGGAAGAAAGTGGTTTATCAAGAGAAAATACAGTAGTAGTAACAGGTATAGGCTGTTGGGGTAAAGCTGATGATTACTTAACAACCCATGCTTTTCATGGAACGCATGGTAGAGCAATTGGAGTTGCTACTGGAGTTAAATTTGCTAATCCTGATTTAAATGTAATTGCATTAGTAGGAGATGGTGATGGAGTAACAATTGGTGGTAACCATCTAATTCATGCAGCAAGAAGAAATACAGATATTACTGTTATTATGTCTAATAATCTCAATTATGGTATGACAGGAGGACAGTATTCAGGTTCTACACCTAATGAAGCAATTACGTCTACTTCTCCTTATGGTCATGTGGAAGACCAATTTGATATTTCAGAATTAGTTAAAGAGAGTGGTGCCGGTTATGTAGCTAAAGAGACTGTAGCTAAACCCCTAAAACTTCAGAAATATATCAGTAAGGCATTACAGAAAGATGCTGGTTTTCGTTTTGTAGAAGCATTGAGCGTCTGTCCTACCCACTTTGGTAAGAATAATAAATTGGGAGGAGCAGTAGAAATGATTAATCATTTAGATTCAAATACTGTAAAATTAAAAGCTGCTCAGGAAATGAATTCGGAAGAATTAGAAGATAAATATGTGATAGGAGAATATGCAGACCGTGATGTTGATGGTTACATTAAACGTTATCAAGAAGTCCAGAAAAATGCTGCTAATGCTTAACTTGAGAAGGAGGTAGGGTATTATGAGTAAGGAACAATGTGAAATTATTTTAAGTGGTGTAGGTGGCCAGGGTTTGATTTCAAGTGGGGCCATCTTGGGTGAAGCAGCTAGTGTTTATGAAGATAAATTTACTACTATGACCAAGACTTATGGTGTTTCTGCTCGGGGTGGCTTTTCTAAATCTGATGTATTGATTAGTGATGAATTTGTATCTTACTTTAAAGCTTTAAATCCAGATGTAATTTTAATACTTGACAATAAAGCATATCCTGAAGTTAAGGATAAGATAAGTGAAGAGACACTAGTAATTATTAATTCTAATGAGGTAGATAATTATAATCCAGATTTAGGAAATGTATATTCGTTTCCATTATCAGAAATGGCTTTTGAAATTGGATCTTTATTAACCTTAAATATTATTGCTTTAGGCTTTATTGCTGGAAAGACTAATATTATTAGTAAAGAAGCGCTAAAGAAAGTTGTTAAAAAGAAGTATCCGGCTGAAAAGGCCGTTGAATTAAATATGAAGGCTATAGAAAAGGGATTTAGCTTAGTATAGATTTTTAGAGATAGTAAGTGTTTAACAAACTAAATAACAAGGGGGGGATTTAAGTGGTTAATGAGATTGCTTTAACAGTAAATGGTACAAAATATGAGTTGGCTGTAAAAGGTCACCAGACTCTTGCTGACGTTCTAAGAGATGAGCTAGGATTAATCGGAACTAAGGTTGGATGCGGCGAGGGAGAATGCGGAGCCTGCACAGTTATGGTAGATGGTAGAACCGTGACCTCCTGTTTAATGCTTGCTGCGCAGGCTGATGGATGTGAAATAATAACTATTGAAGGATTAGCTGAAGATGCTGAAGGCGAGTTACATCCAGTACAAGAGGCTTTTGTAGAAGCAGGAGCTATTCAGTGTGGTTTCTGTACTCCAGGATTTGTAATGTCAACAGTAGCCTTATTGGAAGAATATCCTGATCCAACAGAAGAACAAATTAGGGAAGGTTTAGCTGGTAATTTGTGTAGATGCACTGGATACCAGCAGATATTCGATGCAGTAGAGTTAGCTAAAGAAAAAAGGGAGGTGTAACTAATGAGAGAAATTAGTGATGAATTAAAAGAATATAGAGAAGATTATGAAAAAGTAGGGAAAGATAGGCCTCTTGTTGATGCTAAAGACAAGGTTACAGGAAAGGCTAGATATGTAAGTGATGTAGAATTACCGGGGATGCTAACAGCTAAAGCCTTAAGAAGTCCTTATCCTCATGCTAAAGTATTGAATATTGATAAGAGTAAGGCAGAAAAAGTACCGGGGGTTAAGAGTATTTTAACTCCTGAAGATGTAGAACAGCAGAAGTGGGGGCCAATAACTCAAGACAGGAATCTTTTATCTAGGAAGGCTCGGTTTACTGGTGATGAAATTGGATTAGTTGTTGCAGTTGACGAAGCAGCGTGTGATGAAGCTTTAAGTAAAATCAAAGTTGATTATGAACAACTTCCTCCAGTTTTAGATATGCTTGAAGCAATGGATGAAGATGCACCAACAATCCATGAAGAATTTCCTAATAATGTAAACCACCATGTAGAAGTAGAGAGAGTTTCTGAAGAAGAGATGGAACGAATCTTTGATGAAGCTTATTTAGTCTGTGAAGATGAATTTGTTACTAATAGAGTACATCAAAGTTATATGGAACCCAATGGAGTAGTTGCTGAGCAAGATGAAAATGGTTATTTAACAATGTATGCTGGTGCGCAATCTCCTACCTGGTGTCGACGAGACTATGCTGAATCACTTAAAATGCCGGTAGATAAAACTAAAGTTGTCCAGACGTTATATGGTGGAGGTTTTGGTGCGAAGATAGAACCGCAATTTCCTCCTTTGGGAGCATTAGGTGCTAAGTATGTAGGGCAACCAGTGAAGTTATTATTAAATAGAAAAGAAGATTTTGAAAGTGCTTTACCAAGGGTTCCGATGACCATTAGACTTAAGACTGCCTGGAGTAAAGAAGGAGAATTGCTAGCCAAAGATGTATATGTAATAGCTGATCAGGGTGCATATGCAGATTATGGATTAGCAATTGCTAAGACTGCAATGAAAAGGATTGATACTCTATATCAGCTTGAGAATGTAAGAGCAGTGAGTGATGTGGTATATACTAATAAGGTTCCTACAGGCTGTTTTAGAGGTTTTGGAAATTCTCAGTCACATATAGCTTTAGAAAATCAAGTTGATGAAGCAGCTGAAAAGCTTGGTATTGCTCCTGATGAACTTAGATTAAAGAATTGTGCTAGACCAGGTTATGATAACCCACATGGTTGGGAAGTAAATAGTTGTGAAGTAGATCAATGTATTGAAGAAGCAACACAGCAGTCTAATTTTAAGGAAAAAAGAGATGAATATAAAGGTGCTCAAAAAGACAATGCAAAGATTAAACGTGGCATTGGATTATCAGCTTCGATGCATGTTTCAGGTAATAGGAGCTTTTTAAAAGCCTTTGATGGGGCATCAGCTTTATTAAGAATGAATGAAGACGGAAGATTGTATATTTATTCCAATGAACCAGATATGGGACAAGGAATCCGGACAGTTACTACTGTTTGTGCAGCTGAAGTGTTAGATATGCCGATAGAAGATATTAGAGTACCCGAAGTGGATACTGATGTAGTTCCTTTTGGAACTGGTTGTTGGGCTAGTAGAGGTACTTATCTTGCAAGTTCAGCGGTAAAAGAAGCAGCACTTAAATTAAAAAGGAAATTGCTTGCAAAAGCTGGAGAAATGATGAATATATCAGCGGAACAGTTAAAAGTAAAAGACGGAACAGTAGTCTGGAAAAGGGATGAAAATAGAAAACGTACTTTCAAAGAAATTGCCTGGCAGTATGTATGTGAAAATTCTGGAGAAATGTTGATGGCTCAGGGTTCATTTATGCCTGATGTTGAGTATCCTGATGAAGACGGTTATGGTAATGTGTCTGGTGGCTATGCTTATGCATGTAATGTTGCAGAAGTAGAGATAAATACTGAGACTGGTGAAATAAATGTTACAGATATTTGGGCTGCTTATGATGTTGGCCAACCAATTAATCCTATGGCCGTCAAAGGACAGATCTGTGGTGGTGTTGGCATGGGCTTTGGTTGGGCTATATTAGAAGATATGAAGTATGATGAAGATGGTGTATTGATGAATCCTAACTTCCTTGATTATCAAATTCCTACTACTAAAGATATTCCCAATATCCATCCTATAATAGCGGATAGTTATGAATGGACTTCAGGATATGGTGCTAAATCTATTGGAGAGAATGCATTAAATCCAGTTGCACCTGCTATAAGTAATGCTATTTATAATGCTATTGGTGTAAGGTTTAAAGAAGTCCCTATAACTTCCGAAAAAGTTCTCGAAAAATTGCAAGAAGAAGATGCTGCTGTGGAAAAGGAGGGTAATCAATAATGAGGTCATTTGATTACTATAGGGCTGATACGGTTGATGAAGCAATAAGTTTATTACAAAAGTTTAATGGTGAAGCTGTTTTATTAGCTGGAGGAACAGATGTTATAGTAGAAGCGAAAGAAGAGGGTGTCGAGTTTGAACGAGTTGTTGATATTAGTAGGACCGATGAATTAAGAGGAATTTCGTTAGAGGGAGATAAAATTCATATTGGAGCAGCAACTAAGTTCTATGAAATTGTTGATTCTGAAATAGTGAGAGAAAATGCAGGAGTTTTAGCTCGGGCTGCTAATAAAGTAGGATCAGTGCAGACGAGAAATATGGGAACAATAGGTGGAAATGTAGGAAATGCGGCTCCATCAGCAGACTCCCTACCTTCTTTATTAATATTAGATGCTCAAGTAGTAGTAGCTGATCCAGAAGGAGAAAAATGTGTGCCAGTAAATGAAATCTTTGAAGGGCCAGGAGAAACAGTATTGAATTCACTACAGATGATTAAAGAAATTATAATTCCCTGTGTACCTGAAAATACGGGAATGAAATATATAAAACATATGCGTAGAAAAGCAATGGATGTTGCAACGGTAGGATGTGCAGTTAGAGTTGGTATTAATCCGCAGAGTAAAAAGATGACAGATGTTTATATTGCTTTAGGATCTGTAGCTCCAACACCGATCTTAGTTGAAGGAATAACAGATAAAGCTCAAGGAAAGAAGCTTGATCAAGATTTAGCTCAAGAAATTGGAGAATTTGCTATGAATCAAGTTTCTCCGATTACTGATGTAAGAAGTACTAAAGAATATAGGAATGAAATGGTTAAAACGTTAGTGAAAAATGCTTTAATGGAAGCTTATGATAATGTAATTTAGCTAAAATAATTGGAGTATCAAGATTAAACTTATTTTTCTATGATACTTCAATTTTAAATAACTAAAAAAGGAGTGGAGATAAACAATGAAACCAGATTTAAGTACAGAAGTATGTGGAGTTGAATTCAAAAATCCAATTGTAGTAGCATCGGCAACACCGACTCACGATGCTGAAGCTATGCGTAAGTGTGTAGAGGCAGGAGCAGGTGGCTTAGTAGCGAAGACTTTCAGTCCTGAACCATTAACTAAGGAGTATGTATCGCCGCGTTTTACAGTGCTGCATAAAGAAGGATGGCCAGATGTATACTCTAATTATTCCTGTGAATTTTTAGCTACTTTTGCAACAGATGAGTGGATGAAGCAGATGGAAGAAGCGGCTGAATATTGTCATGAGCATGATGTACGGTTAATCGGTAGTATTTCTGGTACTACAATGGAGAGTTGGCAAGACTTAGCTCAGAGGATAGAAGCAACCGGTATAGATATGTTGGAGTTAAACTTCGGCTGTCCTCATCCTCGTGATTTAGACTATAAGAGTGGACAGGTACTTGGTAGTTCTCCTGAAGCAGCAGCAGAGGTAACTGAAGCAGTAGTTGAGGTAGTAGATATTCCAGTATTTATTAAAGTGACTCCTGAAGCAGTTAGTCCGGTAGAAGTAACTAAGCGGGTAACAGAAGCAGGAGCTGCTGGAGTAACAGCAATCAATAGATATCCAGCTTTAGATATTGATATTGAGGATGGGCGTCCTCTTTTACACTCAACTTATGCTGGTGTAGGCGGCCCTTGGATGAGACCGATTACTCTCAAATGGTTATCGAAGATTTCTAAAGAAGTTGGAGCTCCTATTTCTGCAACTAATGGTATTAGCACTTGGAAAGATATTGTAAAGTGTATTATGGTTGGAGCTTCTACTGTACAGACCTGTACTGCCTTAATGTATGGTCAGAATCAGTATGGAAAAATTGAAGACTTCATTGAAGGATTAGAAGATTATATGGAAGATAAGGGTTATGATTCTCTAGATGAGCTAAGGGGTATTACTCTACCACAGATCAAGACGTGGGATGAGGTTGATCGTGAAAGTAAAGCGACTCCAGAGGTTATTCCTGAAGAGTGTATAGGCTGCGGCATGTGTCTCAATTGGTGTTTCTATGATGCTATTTCGCTGTATGAAGAAGATGGTGAGACTAAGGCTAAAGTTGATCCTGATAAGTGTGACCATTGCGGTTTATGTGTGTCACTTTGTCCAAAGGAAGCGCTTAATATGGAGTATGAAGATAAAGATGAAAAGGTATATCTCGGTGACTTTGAATAATTAAATTTATTCATTTAAAAGGAGGATACTAAAGATGGGAAAACAAGAGATTGAGATTACAGATCCAGTATGCATCAATGAATGGCGTCTAGTAAAAGGGGCAGAAGATCAAGGAATTATGGAGAAAATATTAAGTTATGATTCCGAAACCGGAAACTATACAAGATTATTGAAGTTCCCTCCGGGTACGCGAACTGACGAAGTTCTAAAGCATGACTTCTGTGAAGAAATCTATGTGTTAGAAGGATATCTAACCGATGTAAATAAGGAACTTACTATGAAAGCAGGAGACTACGGCTGTCGTCCGGTAGGGATGCCGCATGGTCCTTACGATATTCCCAATGGCTGTATGACTTTAGAGATGAGATACCAGGATCCGAATAAAGAGATTGATGAAGACTGTTCATTAATGAAGATGGATTTTGAAAGATAATTACTTAAATATATTCCCGGGTTACTCTATTAAGGAGCGCCCGGGAAAACAGTCTACTTTTGGAGGTGAGAGAATTGAAAGTAGCTTCTTTACAGTTGAATATTTCTGATGACATGACTAAGCAAGATCGAATTCAATATACTTTAAATCAGATGGAGCAAGCTAGTGATGCAGATTTGATATTACTACCGGAGGTTTGGAATATCGGCTATTTTTCTTTCAATCAATATGGAGAACAGAGCGAGACATTAAATGGGCCTTCGATTAGTGCTGTTGCTGAAAAGGCTGACGAATTAAATTCATATGTGTTTGCCGGGAGTATTGTTGAACGGCTAGAAGGTGAACTCTATAATACTAGTGTTATGTTAGATAATGACGGTGAAATTTTAGATACTTATCGAAAAATACATTTGTTTGGCTATGGTTCAGCTGAGACAGAAATATTAACCCCCGGTGAAGAGATAGTTGTTATTGAAACAGAGATCGGAAACTTGGGTTTTTCTACCTGTTATGACTTAAGATTTCCAGAATTATTTCGCAAAATGATGAAGAAAGGAGCAGAGATATTTTTAGTTACTTCCGGCTGGCCTTTCCCAAGGTTGACTAATTGGACAGCACTAAATCAGGCTCGAGCTGCAGAAAATATCTGTTATCTGGTGTCGTGTAATTGTGCCGGAGAAAATCAGGGGACTCAATTTTTAGGACACAGTATGATAGTAGATCCATGGGGGACTCCGATTGCTAGCAGTGACCATCAAGAGCGGATAGTTAGAGCTGAAATCGATGTTTCTAAAGTAAAAGAAATCAGACAGGAGTTTCCACCATTGAAGGATAGAGTTTTAGAAGTTTAGCTAATATTGAATGGAGGGATTTTAGTGGCATATCTAGAGTTTAGAATTAATGGTAATCCTAATGAGATTTTACAGTTTGAAGTAGAGAAGATGATCAATGCTGGTTATACTGGAAGAAATCAGGAAGAAGTGCAGAAGCATGTTGAGGAGTTGAAAGCTAAAGGAATACCTGCTCCAGAGGAGGTACCAACTTATTTCCCTGTCTTTAACGATGGTATAGTACAGGATGAAGTTCTCGATGCTCTTGATGAAACTGATCACTCTGGAGAAGCGGAGTATGTGTTATTGTGTACCGCGGATGAGATCTATGTAGCAGCAGGCAGCGATCATACTGACCGGAAATTAGAAGAAGAGAGTATTCCTAAGGCTAAACAGATCTATCCCAATACTATCTCTCGGGATGTCTGGAAACTTTCTGAGGTAGAAGATCACTGGGATGAAATTATGATGCGCAGTTGGGTAGAAGATGATGGAGAAAAGATACTATTCCAGGAGGCTCCTCTATCAGCTCTACTTCCTCCTAATGAGCTATTAGAGAGGATTAAAGAGATTATCGAAGTAGAGAGTATGGAGGGAGTAGTCATCTATTCAGGCACTGTTGGAGCAGAAGTAGATGTCGATTATAGTCCGATATTTGAAATGGAATTAGAAGATCCTAAAAAGGATCGCAAGCTGGAGTCTAAGTACCGGATGAAGCCGATGGCTGATTGGTATAAGAAAGAGATAAAGTAGATCTAGTAAAGTCAGAATTTTTTGCAGAAAGGGGGTGGTAGTGATAAGATTGGTTTATTAGAGTAAAGATGATAAGTGTCAGTTAAAAATAGGTAAATTTCAGTTGATCAGTCGTTTCTTACTGCAACAATATCTTTAAATTAAAAAAGGGGGAAGTAGAGTATGTTTTTTGAATCTGGATTTGACCTCAAAAAAGGAATTAATGAATTTGGTGAGAAAGCTAATCTTACCAATATCAGTACTGGGCTAATTGGAGGTTCTACTCTGGCGTTAGTAGCAATTCCACTGGTACTAAAAGCAGGAGAAGCGGCTAATCTCTCACAGGAAATTGTTATGTCTTGGTTATTTAGTATTTACTTCTTTGGATCAATTGTAGGTTTGATTTTGGCTTTAGGATATCAGCAGCCGATTGCTGGTGCCTGGTCGATCCCAGGAATATTTGCTGTAACCCAAGTAATGCATAACTTTAGTATTAATGAAGCTGTAGGAGCCTTTTTAGTATCAGGTGCAATCGTATTATTTTTAGGCGTGACGGGTTTAATTAAGAAGGCAGTAAATTATATACCGGACTCAATTATGATGGCTATGGTTGCCGGAGTTCTATTTAGTTGGGCTTTAGGTATTGTTGATGCTTTTAAGTCTGCTCCCTGGATATGTTTAGTTGGAGCTATTGGGTTCTGGGTTTCCAAAAAAGTATTAAGTAGAATTCCACCAGTGTTAGGTACTTTTGTTTTCGGAATAGTTATGGCTGGAATTTTAGGTCAACTCAATTATAGTGAGATTAATATTGGAGTTGCTAATCCGATCTTTTTTAAACCAACGTTTACTATGCAGGCTATTATGTCGATTAGTATTCCTTTAGCAATGTTAGTTATTGGAGCGGAGAATATGCAGGCCTATGGGGTATTAAAGGCTGAAGAGTATGATGCTCCAATAAATGCTATGACTATTGCCAGCGGTATTGGAGGATTGATTGCTCCTTGGATGGGTGGACATAATGCTAATATAGCCGGTCCGATGACAGGTATCTGTGCCGATAAGGTAGCAGGAGATAAGGATGGGCGTTATGTTGCAGGGGTAGCTAATGGAGCTTCATTTGCTTTATTCGGTCTCTTTGCACCTCTATCTTTGTCAATGATTGACTTATTACCGGGGGCATTAGTTAGCTTGTTAGTTGGCTTAGTGTTGATGGGTATTATTAATAGTGCATTACAGACAGCCTTTGGCGACGATAAATTCCTCATCGGTTCCTTTACTGCTTTAGTTATAGCAATTTCTGGTGTTTCAATGTTGAAAATTGGAGCAGCTTTCTGGGCACTAGTAATCGGTACTCTCGTTTCTTTCATGTTCGAAAGAGAGGACTTCAATGCAATGAGATTGGAGTCTGAAGATGGAGAAGAAAAAGCTGCAGAAAGTGTATAATTCTTCTATGAGTTATCTTTACGCATAGTGTAACTATTGAAGTTTACGTGTAGCACTCTATTTATAGGAAGGAAGCTATTATTATAGAGTATAAAGCTATTATTATAGAGTATAAAGCTATTATTATAGAGTATAAAGCTATAACTTAAAAGAAAAGTTACTGCAATAAACCAGAAATGATATATATTAGGAGACATTAGTCTTCCTCCCTTCCTTTCCCTTTCTTAATAGTAGTGTATTTTAGTGATTTTTTTATTCTAGTCGTTATTTGATATTAAGTATAACGGTTAAGATACTTTTTGAAAAAATATGAGTATTGAGAACAGGAGGTGGAAAATTATGTTTTTAGAGGTGAACTTAGAAAAAGAGATGAAGGATTTTAATATTTCTCAAAAGTTTACTGTAAATAATGAGATTTTAATTTTATTTGGTCCTTCAGGAGCAGGTAAAACTACTATTTTAGATTGTGTTGCAGGCTTGCAAACTCCTGATAAAGGTGCAATTAAATTAAATGGAGAATATTTGTTTTCAACTAAAAAGAAAATTAACTTGCCACCATTTAAAAGAGAGATAGGTTATATTTTTCAAGAGCATGCTCTGTTTCCTCATCTAAATGTTAAGGAGAATATAAAGTATAGTTTAGATGGATGTAAAAGTGGAAAAGGATATAGATTTAGTGTAAAAGAGGTTTTGGATATGTGTCGAATTACTCACTTGCAGAAGCGATTGCCTTCTCAATTGTCTGGTGGGGAAAAGCAAAGGGTAGCTTTGGCCCGGGCACTAATGAGGGAACCATCTTTATTATTATTAGATGAACCATTGTCAGCTTTAGATTATGAATTAAGAAAACATCTGCAATCTGAAATTAAAAATCTTCATAAGAAATGGCAGATTCCTTTTATTTATGTTACTCATAATCGAGACGAAGCTGAATTTTTAGGCGATAGAATTTTACAAATTAATCATGGTAGTTTAAGAAAAATAAGGGCCGTATAATAGGAATTATTGGTTATCATCTGTTAATGGTACAATTGATGAGTTATTAAATTTGTTTAATAGAAAGGTGTGATTATTAATGGAAATTAAAGAGATACCAGTTGAAGAGGCAGTTGGTAGAGTAGTAGCTCATGATATGACTCAGATTATCCCTCAAGAATTTAAAGGGGCTAGATTTCAAAAAGGGGATGTGATTGACAGTAAGGATATATCTACTTTAAAGGATATGGGAAAAGAGCATATATATGTCCTTTCTTTAGATGAAGGAACTATTCATGAAGATGATGCAGCTTGTCAAATTGCTAAGAAAGTAGTTGGTAAAAATATTGTTTTATCAGAAGCAAATGAGGGTAAAATTAACCTCAAGGCAGAGCAAAAAGGTATTCTTAAGGTAGATAAGGATTTGCTTTTAGATGTTAACAGTATTGATGAAATTCTTATTACTTCTAGTCATGATAACATTTTTTTACAGGCAGGAGATTCATTAGCTGGAGTAAGAATTAATCCTTTAACAATTGAAGAGAGGAAGCTGAAACAATTTGAAGCTATTTTAGGTGACCAAAACCTTTTTGGGATAGAACCCTTTGTTGACAAGAAAGTAGGTGTAGTAGTTACTGGAAATGAGGTCTATAGTGGACGAATTGAAGATGAATTTGTGCCAACCTTACAGAGAAAGTTTAAACGTTGGGGGGGCGAGTTGTTAGATTCAATTATTGTCCCTGATGAAGTAGATGAGATTACAGAGGCATTGTCTAACTTAA from the Acetohalobium arabaticum DSM 5501 genome contains:
- a CDS encoding (2Fe-2S)-binding protein: MVNEIALTVNGTKYELAVKGHQTLADVLRDELGLIGTKVGCGEGECGACTVMVDGRTVTSCLMLAAQADGCEIITIEGLAEDAEGELHPVQEAFVEAGAIQCGFCTPGFVMSTVALLEEYPDPTEEQIREGLAGNLCRCTGYQQIFDAVELAKEKREV
- a CDS encoding ATP-binding cassette domain-containing protein, with the protein product MFLEVNLEKEMKDFNISQKFTVNNEILILFGPSGAGKTTILDCVAGLQTPDKGAIKLNGEYLFSTKKKINLPPFKREIGYIFQEHALFPHLNVKENIKYSLDGCKSGKGYRFSVKEVLDMCRITHLQKRLPSQLSGGEKQRVALARALMREPSLLLLDEPLSALDYELRKHLQSEIKNLHKKWQIPFIYVTHNRDEAEFLGDRILQINHGSLRKIRAV
- a CDS encoding cupin domain-containing protein; translation: MGKQEIEITDPVCINEWRLVKGAEDQGIMEKILSYDSETGNYTRLLKFPPGTRTDEVLKHDFCEEIYVLEGYLTDVNKELTMKAGDYGCRPVGMPHGPYDIPNGCMTLEMRYQDPNKEIDEDCSLMKMDFER
- a CDS encoding DUF2848 family protein, producing the protein MAYLEFRINGNPNEILQFEVEKMINAGYTGRNQEEVQKHVEELKAKGIPAPEEVPTYFPVFNDGIVQDEVLDALDETDHSGEAEYVLLCTADEIYVAAGSDHTDRKLEEESIPKAKQIYPNTISRDVWKLSEVEDHWDEIMMRSWVEDDGEKILFQEAPLSALLPPNELLERIKEIIEVESMEGVVIYSGTVGAEVDVDYSPIFEMELEDPKKDRKLESKYRMKPMADWYKKEIK
- a CDS encoding carbon-nitrogen family hydrolase — its product is MRELKVASLQLNISDDMTKQDRIQYTLNQMEQASDADLILLPEVWNIGYFSFNQYGEQSETLNGPSISAVAEKADELNSYVFAGSIVERLEGELYNTSVMLDNDGEILDTYRKIHLFGYGSAETEILTPGEEIVVIETEIGNLGFSTCYDLRFPELFRKMMKKGAEIFLVTSGWPFPRLTNWTALNQARAAENICYLVSCNCAGENQGTQFLGHSMIVDPWGTPIASSDHQERIVRAEIDVSKVKEIRQEFPPLKDRVLEV
- a CDS encoding 4Fe-4S dicluster domain-containing protein produces the protein MKPDLSTEVCGVEFKNPIVVASATPTHDAEAMRKCVEAGAGGLVAKTFSPEPLTKEYVSPRFTVLHKEGWPDVYSNYSCEFLATFATDEWMKQMEEAAEYCHEHDVRLIGSISGTTMESWQDLAQRIEATGIDMLELNFGCPHPRDLDYKSGQVLGSSPEAAAEVTEAVVEVVDIPVFIKVTPEAVSPVEVTKRVTEAGAAGVTAINRYPALDIDIEDGRPLLHSTYAGVGGPWMRPITLKWLSKISKEVGAPISATNGISTWKDIVKCIMVGASTVQTCTALMYGQNQYGKIEDFIEGLEDYMEDKGYDSLDELRGITLPQIKTWDEVDRESKATPEVIPEECIGCGMCLNWCFYDAISLYEEDGETKAKVDPDKCDHCGLCVSLCPKEALNMEYEDKDEKVYLGDFE
- a CDS encoding xanthine dehydrogenase family protein molybdopterin-binding subunit, with the translated sequence MREISDELKEYREDYEKVGKDRPLVDAKDKVTGKARYVSDVELPGMLTAKALRSPYPHAKVLNIDKSKAEKVPGVKSILTPEDVEQQKWGPITQDRNLLSRKARFTGDEIGLVVAVDEAACDEALSKIKVDYEQLPPVLDMLEAMDEDAPTIHEEFPNNVNHHVEVERVSEEEMERIFDEAYLVCEDEFVTNRVHQSYMEPNGVVAEQDENGYLTMYAGAQSPTWCRRDYAESLKMPVDKTKVVQTLYGGGFGAKIEPQFPPLGALGAKYVGQPVKLLLNRKEDFESALPRVPMTIRLKTAWSKEGELLAKDVYVIADQGAYADYGLAIAKTAMKRIDTLYQLENVRAVSDVVYTNKVPTGCFRGFGNSQSHIALENQVDEAAEKLGIAPDELRLKNCARPGYDNPHGWEVNSCEVDQCIEEATQQSNFKEKRDEYKGAQKDNAKIKRGIGLSASMHVSGNRSFLKAFDGASALLRMNEDGRLYIYSNEPDMGQGIRTVTTVCAAEVLDMPIEDIRVPEVDTDVVPFGTGCWASRGTYLASSAVKEAALKLKRKLLAKAGEMMNISAEQLKVKDGTVVWKRDENRKRTFKEIAWQYVCENSGEMLMAQGSFMPDVEYPDEDGYGNVSGGYAYACNVAEVEINTETGEINVTDIWAAYDVGQPINPMAVKGQICGGVGMGFGWAILEDMKYDEDGVLMNPNFLDYQIPTTKDIPNIHPIIADSYEWTSGYGAKSIGENALNPVAPAISNAIYNAIGVRFKEVPITSEKVLEKLQEEDAAVEKEGNQ
- a CDS encoding thiamine pyrophosphate-dependent enzyme, which produces MEYTGEEFLKSEDLPLFWCAGCGHGILLGSIVRALEESGLSRENTVVVTGIGCWGKADDYLTTHAFHGTHGRAIGVATGVKFANPDLNVIALVGDGDGVTIGGNHLIHAARRNTDITVIMSNNLNYGMTGGQYSGSTPNEAITSTSPYGHVEDQFDISELVKESGAGYVAKETVAKPLKLQKYISKALQKDAGFRFVEALSVCPTHFGKNNKLGGAVEMINHLDSNTVKLKAAQEMNSEELEDKYVIGEYADRDVDGYIKRYQEVQKNAANA
- a CDS encoding 2-oxoacid:acceptor oxidoreductase family protein — encoded protein: MSKEQCEIILSGVGGQGLISSGAILGEAASVYEDKFTTMTKTYGVSARGGFSKSDVLISDEFVSYFKALNPDVILILDNKAYPEVKDKISEETLVIINSNEVDNYNPDLGNVYSFPLSEMAFEIGSLLTLNIIALGFIAGKTNIISKEALKKVVKKKYPAEKAVELNMKAIEKGFSLV
- a CDS encoding benzoate/H(+) symporter BenE family transporter; amino-acid sequence: MFFESGFDLKKGINEFGEKANLTNISTGLIGGSTLALVAIPLVLKAGEAANLSQEIVMSWLFSIYFFGSIVGLILALGYQQPIAGAWSIPGIFAVTQVMHNFSINEAVGAFLVSGAIVLFLGVTGLIKKAVNYIPDSIMMAMVAGVLFSWALGIVDAFKSAPWICLVGAIGFWVSKKVLSRIPPVLGTFVFGIVMAGILGQLNYSEINIGVANPIFFKPTFTMQAIMSISIPLAMLVIGAENMQAYGVLKAEEYDAPINAMTIASGIGGLIAPWMGGHNANIAGPMTGICADKVAGDKDGRYVAGVANGASFALFGLFAPLSLSMIDLLPGALVSLLVGLVLMGIINSALQTAFGDDKFLIGSFTALVIAISGVSMLKIGAAFWALVIGTLVSFMFEREDFNAMRLESEDGEEKAAESV
- a CDS encoding FAD binding domain-containing protein, whose product is MRSFDYYRADTVDEAISLLQKFNGEAVLLAGGTDVIVEAKEEGVEFERVVDISRTDELRGISLEGDKIHIGAATKFYEIVDSEIVRENAGVLARAANKVGSVQTRNMGTIGGNVGNAAPSADSLPSLLILDAQVVVADPEGEKCVPVNEIFEGPGETVLNSLQMIKEIIIPCVPENTGMKYIKHMRRKAMDVATVGCAVRVGINPQSKKMTDVYIALGSVAPTPILVEGITDKAQGKKLDQDLAQEIGEFAMNQVSPITDVRSTKEYRNEMVKTLVKNALMEAYDNVI